Proteins from a single region of Rhea pennata isolate bPtePen1 chromosome 4, bPtePen1.pri, whole genome shotgun sequence:
- the APBB2 gene encoding amyloid beta precursor protein binding family B member 2 isoform X9, which translates to MAERKNAKAMACNSLQDRANVTLDVPLQVDFPTPKTELVQKFHVQYLGMLPVAKPVGMDTLNSAIESLMASSSKEDWVPVTMNVADATVTVINERNEEDIVVECRVRFLSFMGVGKDVHTFAFIMDTGNQHFECHVFWCEPNAGNVSEAVQAACMLRYQKCLVARPPSQKVRPPPPPADSVTRRVTTNVKRGVLSLIDTLKQKRSISEMP; encoded by the exons ATGGCTGAACGGAAGAATGCTAAAGCTATGGCTTGCAACTCATTACAAGACAGGGCAAATGTCACCCTTGATGTTCCCCTGCAAG tagACTTCCCAACACCAAAGACAGAACTTGTACAGAAGTTCCACGTGCAGTACCTTGGCATGCTGCCCGTGGCTAAGCCTGTCG gAATGGATACTCTGAACAGTGCTATCGAAAGTCTGATGGCTTCCTCTAGCAAAGAAGACTGGGTGCCAGTTACCATGAATGTTGCTGATGCTACTGTCACAGTTATCAATGAAAGA AATGAAGAGGACATCGTGGTGGAATGTCGTGTCCGGTTCCTGTCCTTTATGGGAGTAGGCAAGGATGTCCACACATTTGCCTTCATTATGGATACAGGAAACCAGCATTTTGAGTGCCATGTTTTTTGGTGTGAACCAAATGCAGGCAATGTATCAGAAGCTGTTCAGGCTGCTTGTATG TTACGGTATCAGAAGTGCTTAGTAGCCAGACCTCCTTCACAGAAAGTTCGACCACCCCCACCTCCTGCAGATTCGGTGACTAGAAGAGTTACAACTAATGTAAAAAGAGGAGTGTTGTCCCTCATTGACACTTTGAAACAGAAACGCTCCATCTCGGAGATGCCGTAG